The genome window GAAGCGCTGACGGGAAACGGCACTGTCCCTGTCGGTCCCCACGGCGACCCTCTCTGTCGCTGAGACGCCCTCGGACACCATTATTCACCTTGTGTGATCGCAGGCAGGCCAACTTGTGACGGCGCAAATCACACGGCCGCACGCCGTGGCGCACGGACCGGCACGCATCCGGCCCCCCACCAGGCACCCGACCGCCGCGCACGAGCCCGACACCACCGGGCGCGATCGGGCGCGATCAGGCGTGATCGGGACGAAGCCGCCCGCACGAACAGCCCGAAGCCGCACACACGGACGCCCCCGCCTCCGCCCGCCCATGCCGCCGTACGCCGGTAATGCGCCCCCGTACGCCCCCCAAGCTCCGGCGTGTCGAATCGACCGCCCCCTCCGCGGGAGGGGTGCGGAGGGGGCGGTCGATGGCCGATTCCGGCCTGTCACGGGGGCCGGCCGGGCCGGGGGCGTCAGCAGTCGCGGAACTCCGGCGACTGGTTGAGGATCTGCGACCGCAGCGAGGTGAACCGGGCATACGTCGCCCCGCCGCGCGCCTCGGCCGGGAAGACCGCCACCCGGTGGCAGTTCTGGAAGGCGAGCGCCACCCCGAAGTGCCGCTCCAGGCTCCCCCGGATCGCGTCGCTGGACAGCGCCCGCAGCAGCTGCCCACGCTCCCGCTCCGACGGCGGCGGCGTCCGGTTGTCCGCGAACTCGGCGGTGCCCGCGCGCAGTTCACCGACGAGGGAGGCGATCAGGTCGTACGCGTACGGCAGCGACGTACGCACCGTTTTCACGAACTCCTCCTCCCGCACCTCGCCCTTCTCGGCATCGGCGAGCAGCTGCGGGGAGACGTC of Streptomyces phaeolivaceus contains these proteins:
- a CDS encoding SCO5389 family protein, encoding MSLDVSPQLLADAEKGEVREEEFVKTVRTSLPYAYDLIASLVGELRAGTAEFADNRTPPPSERERGQLLRALSSDAIRGSLERHFGVALAFQNCHRVAVFPAEARGGATYARFTSLRSQILNQSPEFRDC